A genomic region of Fodinisporobacter ferrooxydans contains the following coding sequences:
- the pstS gene encoding phosphate ABC transporter substrate-binding protein PstS yields MKSNRVAKWVKVALVLTTVAATAGCGAATQNQGQQADTTKQGAATGSKSAAVTINETGSSLLYPLFNGQWISAYKSVDPNVSISAASTGSGAGISQAIAGTVQIGASDAFMSDAQMKQNPSILNIPLAISAQQIMYNLPGMGKDQHLNLGGDVLAKIFLGQVKYWDDPAIADLNKGVKLPHEQIIPVHRSDGSGDTFLFTQYLTDTNSTWKQKVNFGTSVSWPSVQGGIGAKGNDGVVQQLANNKYSIGYVGISWLDKGTQQGLGYASLQNKDGKFVLPTSANIQSAVNAMVSKVPDDERISLIDAPGATSYPIINFEYAIVNTKQPADMAAALKKFLNWAIDTKGGNKAEYMTKVQFLPLPASVEPKSKAQIEKIGG; encoded by the coding sequence ATGAAGTCGAATCGTGTAGCAAAGTGGGTCAAAGTTGCATTAGTTCTTACAACTGTTGCAGCAACTGCCGGATGCGGCGCAGCAACACAAAATCAAGGTCAACAAGCAGATACGACGAAACAAGGCGCTGCAACGGGAAGCAAGTCAGCGGCTGTAACGATCAACGAAACGGGATCATCCTTACTCTATCCTTTATTTAACGGACAATGGATCAGCGCATATAAATCCGTAGATCCGAATGTGAGCATTTCTGCTGCATCTACGGGGAGCGGTGCAGGCATTTCGCAAGCAATCGCCGGCACTGTACAAATCGGTGCTTCCGACGCTTTTATGTCTGATGCTCAAATGAAACAAAATCCTTCCATACTTAACATACCTTTGGCAATTTCTGCGCAACAGATCATGTATAATCTTCCTGGCATGGGAAAAGACCAACACCTCAATTTGGGCGGCGATGTATTGGCGAAAATATTCCTCGGTCAAGTGAAATATTGGGATGACCCTGCGATCGCAGATTTGAACAAAGGAGTAAAATTGCCGCACGAGCAAATCATTCCTGTCCATCGTTCTGACGGCAGCGGCGATACATTCTTGTTCACACAGTATTTGACAGATACGAACAGCACCTGGAAACAAAAAGTCAACTTTGGAACGAGCGTTTCCTGGCCATCCGTACAAGGCGGAATCGGTGCAAAAGGCAACGACGGAGTCGTTCAACAGCTTGCCAACAACAAGTACAGCATCGGCTATGTAGGTATCAGCTGGTTGGACAAAGGAACGCAACAGGGATTGGGATATGCAAGTTTGCAAAACAAAGATGGCAAGTTCGTGCTTCCTACATCGGCAAATATTCAGTCGGCAGTCAATGCGATGGTAAGCAAAGTGCCTGATGACGAGCGGATTTCCTTGATCGATGCACCGGGAGCTACATCCTATCCGATCATCAACTTCGAATACGCGATCGTGAACACAAAACAGCCTGCAGATATGGCAGCGGCATTGAAGAAGTTCTTGAACTGGGCGATCGATACAAAAGGCGGTAACAAAGCGGAATATATGACAAAAGTTCAATTCTTGCCGCTTCCTGCTAGTGTTGAACCGAAGAGCAAGGCGCAAATCGAAAAAATTGGCGGTTAA
- the pstA gene encoding phosphate ABC transporter permease PstA: protein MISTYSKRRKWSSKIGWSFAWLATAFVLFGLLDILGTILYKGVISFRPDMLTTVTHGIAGGLQNAILGTFELIIISTIIAAPLGILGGIYVSEFARRKTANVIRFLTEVLSGVPSIVIGYFGYLLMVLRWGWGFSALAGGIALTIIMLPYILRTTESSLQQVPLALREGAWALGMTKFQAISRVVWKPVGGSIATGVLLAVAIGMGETAPLLYTAGWSSFNPSGQLTGHQVGYLTYVVWTYIDQPYPQARELAYSAAFVLLVIILLIHLVVRTLVNRSSGAMK, encoded by the coding sequence ATGATATCGACATATTCGAAACGAAGGAAGTGGAGTTCGAAGATCGGCTGGTCATTCGCATGGCTGGCAACCGCATTCGTATTATTTGGACTTCTTGATATATTGGGAACCATTCTTTACAAAGGCGTCATATCGTTCCGGCCGGATATGCTGACAACTGTCACACACGGAATCGCCGGCGGACTGCAAAACGCGATTTTGGGAACATTTGAACTGATTATCATCTCGACGATCATTGCCGCACCTTTGGGGATTCTGGGAGGCATATATGTGTCCGAATTTGCTCGCAGAAAGACGGCAAACGTCATTCGTTTTTTGACGGAAGTACTGTCGGGCGTGCCTTCCATTGTGATCGGTTATTTTGGCTACCTGCTGATGGTGCTGAGATGGGGCTGGGGTTTCTCTGCGCTGGCCGGCGGCATTGCACTGACGATCATCATGCTGCCGTATATCTTGCGTACGACAGAATCCAGCTTGCAGCAGGTTCCTCTTGCATTGCGAGAAGGCGCATGGGCGCTTGGCATGACGAAATTTCAGGCAATTTCCCGCGTTGTCTGGAAACCGGTCGGAGGCAGCATCGCTACCGGGGTGCTTTTGGCTGTGGCGATCGGGATGGGGGAAACGGCTCCGCTCTTATACACAGCCGGTTGGTCTTCCTTTAATCCGTCCGGACAACTGACAGGCCATCAGGTGGGATATCTCACATATGTAGTATGGACATATATTGATCAGCCATACCCGCAGGCGAGAGAATTGGCATATAGTGCTGCCTTTGTGCTGTTGGTGATCATTCTGTTGATTCATCTGGTAGTTCGAACATTGGTGAACCGCTCTTCAGGTGCGATGAAATAA
- a CDS encoding methyl-accepting chemotaxis protein, producing MLKRKIVEVLRNIPARLRGRMKFMGAWKGFMTLGMEFKVLGMLCIMAIVITITLSILGLTRINQVITESSLTKLQSDVKVGLTLINNQYNGNWSIIGGKLWKGDFVFNNNDSVVNMLGQEIGDSIAVYQGNTAIATTIRTNAGNYATGIKAPPEVVQAVLRQGRSYISQATIAGHIYQTAYEPIKDGQEKIIGMWFVGVPVSNLVAQENALRNESFAIGGLLLLVALLAGWILTRRMVKPLKRLVGNAERIGAGDFTKLEEIRTKDEIGKLGSAFNEMVLSLKTLISEISGVSDQVAASSEELAAIAEENSKTAIQVTATIQETASGAERQVQNLEKVVQIVTDIKNEIQKIAQNSQIVSSSATEASEIAFNGNMSIQLVIQQMHSIHQSVAGLASTVQDLSKRSIEIGQIVDVITSIADQTNLLALNAAIEAARAGDSGRGFSVVAGEVRKLAEQSVSSAKRISAIIHMIQEETREAVKSTEISTKEVAEGLNRVNAAGDSFERIKRGVQVVVGEIREVSAALQQMSLSTEQLKERTYTITNVSRLSSEAMQALSASNEGQSASMEEIALSASSLSEMAEQLQNLTGRFKVQ from the coding sequence ATGTTGAAACGAAAAATAGTAGAAGTATTGCGAAACATTCCGGCTCGATTGCGTGGACGAATGAAGTTTATGGGTGCTTGGAAAGGGTTTATGACTCTCGGCATGGAGTTTAAGGTGCTGGGAATGTTATGCATCATGGCGATTGTTATTACAATTACATTAAGCATTCTCGGTTTGACAAGGATCAATCAGGTGATTACAGAGTCCAGCCTAACCAAACTGCAGTCAGATGTCAAAGTGGGACTGACTTTGATCAATAATCAGTACAATGGCAATTGGAGCATCATTGGCGGGAAATTGTGGAAGGGAGATTTTGTATTTAACAATAACGATTCTGTAGTGAACATGCTCGGGCAGGAAATTGGGGATTCCATCGCCGTGTATCAAGGGAATACCGCAATTGCCACTACGATTCGCACAAATGCCGGGAACTATGCGACAGGCATCAAAGCGCCGCCGGAGGTTGTACAGGCGGTATTGCGGCAAGGCAGAAGTTATATCAGTCAAGCGACGATCGCCGGACATATTTATCAGACGGCGTATGAACCGATCAAGGATGGTCAGGAAAAGATTATCGGCATGTGGTTTGTCGGGGTTCCGGTAAGCAATCTTGTGGCCCAGGAAAACGCCTTGCGCAATGAATCCTTTGCAATCGGCGGACTGTTGCTTCTTGTCGCGCTTTTGGCAGGGTGGATATTGACAAGACGAATGGTGAAGCCGCTGAAGAGACTAGTGGGGAATGCCGAACGCATTGGTGCGGGAGATTTTACAAAATTGGAAGAAATACGCACAAAGGATGAAATCGGAAAACTTGGCAGTGCATTTAATGAAATGGTGCTCTCATTGAAAACTTTAATATCCGAAATTAGCGGCGTGTCAGACCAAGTAGCGGCATCATCGGAAGAGTTGGCGGCGATTGCGGAGGAAAACAGCAAAACTGCCATACAAGTGACAGCAACCATTCAGGAAACGGCTTCTGGTGCAGAACGTCAGGTGCAAAATCTTGAGAAAGTGGTGCAGATTGTTACAGATATCAAGAACGAAATCCAGAAAATTGCACAGAATTCACAAATTGTATCGTCATCTGCAACGGAAGCATCCGAAATCGCATTTAATGGAAATATGTCGATCCAGCTTGTCATACAGCAAATGCATTCCATTCATCAAAGTGTGGCGGGATTGGCAAGTACGGTTCAGGATCTGTCCAAGCGTTCCATCGAGATTGGGCAGATTGTCGATGTCATCACGAGTATTGCGGATCAAACAAACCTGCTTGCTCTAAATGCGGCGATTGAGGCGGCAAGGGCAGGAGATAGCGGGCGTGGATTTTCCGTGGTGGCAGGGGAAGTGAGAAAGCTCGCGGAACAATCGGTATCATCTGCAAAACGGATTTCTGCCATCATACATATGATTCAGGAAGAAACGCGAGAAGCTGTGAAATCGACAGAAATCAGCACAAAGGAAGTCGCGGAAGGTTTAAACAGAGTGAACGCAGCCGGAGATTCATTTGAACGGATCAAGCGGGGAGTTCAAGTGGTGGTTGGCGAGATCCGGGAAGTTTCGGCAGCCTTGCAGCAAATGTCGTTAAGCACCGAACAGCTAAAGGAACGGACATATACAATCACCAATGTATCCAGACTTTCTTCGGAAGCCATGCAGGCCTTGTCCGCTTCCAATGAAGGCCAATCCGCTTCCATGGAAGAGATTGCTTTATCCGCTTCATCCCTGAGTGAAA
- the pstC gene encoding phosphate ABC transporter permease subunit PstC has product MFKVKSGSKIADKLFRLATGICAGSPVLFLVAIGVMVFIESIPSIRLMGWHFITGITWNMGNMYGAMMTKNGVSAPAGASYGALPFIVGTIFSSVIALVIAVPISVLTAVILAYKVQGIMRSALSIVVELLSGIPSVVFGLWGIIVLAPWVSRQLGPILINLGTILPFFKGPVGTGMGLLTSGLVLALMIIPIITATTRDLLLQVPALYREGGIGLGMTSWEVVRLICVPYIKEGLIGAIALGWGRAMGETMAVLMVSGSAVNYLPHNIYSPISTMAAIIADQLDSALTDASHMAVYALSELALILMALTLITNLTARLLVNRKSRGSKIGMGVKA; this is encoded by the coding sequence ATGTTTAAGGTTAAATCAGGCTCCAAGATAGCAGACAAGCTGTTTCGATTGGCTACCGGCATATGTGCCGGTAGCCCAGTTCTGTTTCTTGTGGCCATCGGTGTCATGGTTTTTATTGAGTCGATTCCCAGCATACGTCTGATGGGATGGCATTTTATTACAGGAATCACATGGAATATGGGGAATATGTATGGTGCAATGATGACAAAAAACGGTGTATCAGCACCTGCCGGGGCATCCTATGGGGCGCTGCCGTTTATTGTCGGTACGATTTTTTCGTCTGTAATCGCACTCGTGATTGCCGTCCCGATTTCTGTACTCACAGCAGTGATTTTGGCATACAAAGTTCAGGGAATCATGCGGTCTGCCTTGTCGATCGTAGTGGAATTGCTTTCCGGCATACCGAGTGTCGTATTCGGTTTGTGGGGGATTATTGTATTGGCTCCATGGGTAAGCCGTCAATTGGGTCCCATATTGATCAATCTTGGTACCATTCTTCCGTTCTTTAAAGGGCCTGTAGGAACCGGGATGGGACTTTTGACAAGCGGGCTCGTCCTCGCGCTGATGATCATTCCTATCATTACCGCTACCACAAGGGATTTGTTGTTGCAAGTGCCCGCTTTGTACCGTGAAGGGGGGATCGGTCTTGGCATGACGAGCTGGGAAGTCGTCCGGCTCATTTGTGTCCCATATATCAAAGAAGGTTTGATTGGCGCCATTGCACTCGGTTGGGGAAGAGCAATGGGGGAAACCATGGCGGTACTTATGGTCAGCGGCAGTGCGGTCAACTATTTGCCGCATAATATCTATAGCCCTATATCCACGATGGCTGCGATCATTGCCGATCAATTGGACAGCGCACTTACGGATGCATCTCATATGGCGGTTTATGCGCTCTCGGAATTGGCTCTCATACTTATGGCGTTGACGCTGATTACCAACCTGACTGCCCGGTTGCTTGTGAATCGTAAAAGTCGGGGCAGCAAAATCGGCATGGGGGTAAAAGCATGA